In the genome of Physeter macrocephalus isolate SW-GA chromosome 20, ASM283717v5, whole genome shotgun sequence, one region contains:
- the COA6 gene encoding cytochrome c oxidase assembly factor 6 homolog isoform X2, whose translation MAAPSMKERQACWGARDEYWKCLDENPEDAAQCKKLRSSLESSCPRQWIKYFDKRRDYLKFKEKFEAGEFQPPKTAAKS comes from the exons ATGGCAGCCCCATCTATGAAAGAAAGGCAGGCTTGCTGGGGAGCCCGGGATGAGTACTGGAAGTGTTTAGATGAGAACCCAGAGGACGCTGCTCAGTGCAAGAAGTTAAGAAGCTCATTGGAATCAAGTTGTCCCCGACAGTGG ataaaatattttgataaaagaaGAGACTacttaaaattcaaagaaaaatttgaagcaGGAGAGTTCCAGCCTCCGAAAACAGCCGCAAAGTCCTAG